In the Paenibacillus sp. FSL H7-0357 genome, one interval contains:
- a CDS encoding extracellular solute-binding protein, giving the protein MGIKRKPKKMVLLLLTLIMSLSTAACSSGNGEKNNEGKANNGKAANASATAEATKAPASADEPGWKSDTSPITFDWYLNFAWFPNKWGVDPTSQYITKKTGVDINFIVPAGNENEKLNTLMASGKLPDFITLGWYEDAVKKMIEGELVLPLNKLADEYDPYFYKVSDPDKLGWYTQADGNVYGYPNASSSPADYEKYGDKYVSNQTFVVRKDMYEAIGSPDMRTPEGFLNALKAAKEKFPDIDGQPMIPLGLHEFTATGNDSLEQYIQNFLAIPREKDGKLYNRETDPEYIRWMKTLRQANQDGLLAKDIYIDKRPQMEEKIAQGRYFAMLYQRTDFGTQLGTLYQQDPNKIYIAVDGPANTNLDAPTLNGPAISGWTVTLISKDVKDKARAIKFLSYLNSEEGNKDLYLGEKGVSYDTIDGKDQFKPEVFELMNKDRSAFDKKYGSSFTFWMLMNTNITDQWTPKSVEPFKQLEDWTRGKTHSISEFDQIDPLANSPEGIILAKVKELRSKTLPKLLMASSDGEFDKIWTEYIDKQKDLGLEKVQAFQQTKYEENKKKLGM; this is encoded by the coding sequence ATGGGAATAAAACGTAAGCCAAAGAAAATGGTGCTTCTGCTGTTGACATTAATCATGTCACTTTCAACAGCAGCCTGTTCCAGCGGCAATGGTGAGAAGAATAACGAGGGTAAGGCTAATAACGGGAAAGCGGCCAATGCGTCAGCAACAGCAGAGGCGACTAAAGCGCCCGCATCTGCGGATGAACCCGGATGGAAGTCCGATACTTCTCCGATTACCTTTGACTGGTATCTAAATTTCGCCTGGTTCCCTAATAAATGGGGTGTAGACCCAACCTCCCAATATATTACCAAAAAAACCGGTGTAGATATTAACTTCATCGTTCCTGCAGGTAATGAAAATGAAAAACTGAATACCCTTATGGCTTCCGGTAAGCTGCCCGACTTCATCACGCTGGGCTGGTACGAAGATGCTGTTAAGAAAATGATCGAAGGCGAGCTTGTGCTTCCGCTTAATAAGCTGGCTGATGAATATGACCCTTATTTCTACAAAGTATCCGATCCAGACAAATTAGGATGGTATACTCAAGCGGATGGTAATGTTTACGGCTATCCTAATGCTTCCTCTTCTCCAGCCGACTACGAGAAATATGGCGATAAATATGTATCCAACCAAACCTTCGTTGTCCGCAAGGATATGTATGAGGCTATCGGCAGCCCAGACATGCGCACACCGGAAGGATTCCTGAACGCGCTGAAGGCTGCAAAAGAGAAATTCCCTGATATCGATGGACAGCCGATGATTCCGCTGGGTCTGCATGAGTTTACCGCAACCGGTAACGATTCGTTGGAGCAATACATTCAGAACTTCCTGGCGATTCCAAGAGAAAAAGACGGCAAGCTGTACAACCGCGAGACAGATCCTGAATATATCAGATGGATGAAGACACTTCGCCAAGCTAATCAGGACGGACTGCTGGCCAAGGATATCTATATCGACAAACGTCCGCAAATGGAAGAAAAAATTGCTCAAGGACGTTACTTCGCAATGCTGTATCAACGTACCGACTTTGGAACACAGCTTGGTACACTGTATCAGCAAGATCCGAATAAAATCTATATCGCTGTAGACGGACCGGCTAACACGAACCTGGATGCGCCTACGCTGAACGGACCTGCCATTTCCGGCTGGACAGTAACCCTTATCTCCAAAGATGTGAAGGATAAAGCCCGTGCCATCAAGTTCCTCAGCTACCTGAACAGTGAGGAAGGCAATAAAGACCTTTATTTAGGGGAAAAAGGTGTGAGCTACGATACCATCGATGGCAAAGATCAATTCAAACCCGAAGTATTTGAACTGATGAATAAAGACCGTTCTGCATTCGACAAGAAATACGGCTCCTCCTTTACCTTCTGGATGCTGATGAATACCAATATTACAGATCAATGGACACCTAAATCGGTAGAGCCTTTCAAACAGCTTGAAGACTGGACCCGGGGAAAAACACACAGTATCTCCGAGTTTGACCAGATTGATCCATTGGCCAACTCTCCAGAAGGGATTATATTAGCCAAAGTTAAAGAGCTGCGCAGCAAAACACTGCCGAAGCTGCTGATGGCTTCTTCGGACGGGGAATTTGACAAAATTTGGACAGAGTACATCGACAAACAAAAGGATCTGGGTCTTGAAAAGGTGCAGGCTTTCCAACAAACGAAATATGAAGAGAACAAGAAGAAACTCGGCATGTAA
- a CDS encoding histidine phosphatase family protein: MGTTTIYLTRHGQTEWNVQQRMQGHQDSPLTPLGVQQAEWLNRGLNKVQIDAVYVSSSERTLRTAEIICGERTLPVIACDEFKEIRMGLWEGCESAEIELAHPEQHHHFWKDPEKFSVEGSETFREVQERALRKLLEIVDKHEGQTVLIVTHTVVIKVLMAHFEGRAMKQLWDLPYIYPTCLCRIDITDGVPEIVLHGDTSHYETSEAGMES; this comes from the coding sequence ATGGGGACGACAACAATATATCTCACACGGCATGGACAGACGGAGTGGAATGTCCAGCAGCGGATGCAGGGACATCAGGATTCGCCGCTTACGCCGCTTGGCGTGCAGCAGGCGGAATGGTTGAACCGTGGATTAAACAAGGTACAGATTGATGCCGTCTACGTAAGCTCCAGTGAGCGGACCCTGCGGACGGCAGAGATTATCTGTGGAGAACGAACGCTCCCGGTAATCGCTTGCGATGAATTCAAGGAGATCCGAATGGGCTTGTGGGAAGGCTGCGAGTCTGCGGAAATTGAGCTTGCTCATCCGGAGCAGCATCATCATTTCTGGAAAGACCCGGAGAAATTCTCTGTTGAAGGCAGCGAGACGTTCCGGGAGGTGCAGGAACGGGCACTGCGGAAGCTTCTGGAGATTGTGGACAAGCATGAAGGGCAAACTGTACTCATTGTTACGCATACTGTAGTGATTAAGGTGCTGATGGCCCATTTTGAAGGCAGGGCAATGAAGCAGCTATGGGATCTGCCATATATTTATCCGACCTGCCTGTGCAGAATTGATATTACGGACGGTGTGCCGGAAATTGTGCTGCATGGCGATACGAGCCATTATGAAACAAGCGAAGCCGGAATGGAATCCTAG
- a CDS encoding carbohydrate ABC transporter permease, which translates to MFALNRKTKGEVIFDLANNVFMLCICFITLYPIWYVLINAFNDGKDAMLGNIYWWPRMFTFKNFEAVFASPGIMRAMWITVAKTAIGVVAHVFFTAMVAYALSRKDLIGGKIYILMGTVTLFFAGGLIPSYLLMRDLHLLENFWVYIVPVLFSFYDLIILMTFFREIPDGLEEAARIDGANDWSIFLRIILPVSMPVLATIALFHGVYQWNDYFTGMIYINNESMQPIQTYLYRVVAQSSSNQMMVAVQGSALTKTVTSQSIKLATMVVTTLPIVFVYPFLQRYFVKGMMIGSIKG; encoded by the coding sequence ATGTTTGCACTGAATCGCAAAACAAAGGGCGAAGTCATCTTCGATCTAGCCAACAATGTCTTCATGTTATGTATATGTTTCATTACCCTATATCCTATCTGGTACGTGCTGATCAACGCCTTTAACGATGGCAAAGACGCCATGTTGGGCAATATTTACTGGTGGCCGCGCATGTTCACCTTTAAGAACTTCGAGGCGGTATTCGCAAGCCCTGGCATCATGCGGGCCATGTGGATTACCGTGGCTAAGACCGCAATCGGTGTAGTCGCCCATGTATTCTTTACAGCCATGGTAGCTTATGCGCTTTCCCGCAAGGATCTGATCGGAGGCAAAATTTATATTCTGATGGGTACAGTAACTCTCTTCTTTGCGGGGGGGCTCATTCCAAGCTATCTGCTCATGCGGGATCTGCATCTACTAGAGAACTTCTGGGTTTATATTGTTCCAGTGTTGTTCAGCTTCTACGATCTAATCATCCTGATGACCTTCTTCAGGGAAATTCCAGACGGATTGGAAGAGGCGGCCCGGATTGACGGGGCCAATGACTGGTCGATTTTCCTGCGGATTATACTGCCGGTATCCATGCCCGTCCTTGCTACGATTGCATTATTCCATGGTGTGTATCAATGGAATGACTATTTTACAGGGATGATCTATATCAACAATGAGAGTATGCAGCCCATTCAGACCTATTTGTACCGTGTTGTGGCCCAGTCCAGTTCAAACCAGATGATGGTTGCCGTTCAGGGCAGCGCCCTTACCAAAACGGTAACGTCACAGTCGATTAAATTAGCGACTATGGTGGTCACTACACTTCCAATTGTATTCGTATACCCGTTCCTGCAGCGTTATTTTGTCAAGGGAATGATGATTGGCTCGATCAAGGGCTAA
- a CDS encoding cache domain-containing sensor histidine kinase, translating to MVSFYSYKAINNTYFKDAIDKNSYLLQMEKLHINNQVEAMERAVQMAYEDKEVQDYLANTEEPDLVELVDFNTNVFTNMTRIQYNNPNIEHLRLYSNSNVHEISPIIFRESRVASEPWYQKAEKLKGKFSWSFLNSDRDLLERFYGQKPKLVPKVSLLREMSIPADNHIGMVQVDMLLERFTPKTYTTVQDSQSQMFLVDGEMQLFTRPDHSFLQENRKMAAAITDRLQSYNKTGNWDIHYTENGKSFLLINTPLERIDAHLLNVVSMEGVMKEISHTRNLIIGVNIGFIILVTVIAYVLNAFILKNLRRLTETMKKVRRGEAYTGITIRGGGEVGELAHHFSKLMNTINTLVAQAVQKQALSKEAELRTLHNQIDAHFLYNTLENIKMLAEMENQRTISDALTSLGGMMRYNFKWSGEYVKLRDEVRHIENYIEVMNIRFEYPIVLKLRIEARYLELEVLKMSLQPIVENSVKHAWTGDKEEMKERIICIDISESEGDIFIAVHDNGIGLTAERLATLNESVYAVKEEQPAASFSGTGANNPRASGIGLRNVHQRLQLFYGGAYGLEVQSEPGKWTTVFMTLPKVLLTGDKQP from the coding sequence ATGGTGTCCTTTTATTCGTATAAGGCTATCAACAATACTTATTTCAAGGATGCTATCGACAAGAACAGCTATCTGCTGCAGATGGAGAAGCTGCATATCAATAATCAGGTCGAAGCGATGGAACGTGCGGTTCAAATGGCCTATGAGGATAAGGAGGTACAGGATTATCTGGCAAATACGGAAGAACCGGATCTGGTAGAGTTAGTGGATTTTAATACCAATGTCTTTACGAATATGACACGCATCCAATATAACAATCCGAACATCGAACACTTGCGCTTGTATTCGAATAGTAATGTTCATGAGATTTCGCCCATTATCTTCCGTGAAAGTCGTGTAGCCTCTGAGCCTTGGTACCAGAAAGCAGAAAAGCTGAAGGGGAAATTTTCGTGGTCTTTTCTAAATAGTGACCGGGATCTGCTGGAGCGTTTTTACGGACAAAAACCAAAGCTTGTGCCAAAAGTATCGCTGCTGCGTGAAATGAGTATTCCAGCGGATAACCATATCGGAATGGTTCAAGTCGACATGCTGCTGGAGCGGTTTACGCCTAAGACTTATACAACTGTACAGGATAGCCAATCTCAAATGTTTCTGGTTGATGGGGAGATGCAGCTGTTTACGCGGCCAGACCACTCTTTTCTGCAAGAGAACAGGAAGATGGCTGCAGCAATTACGGATCGTCTGCAATCGTATAATAAGACAGGGAATTGGGATATTCACTATACGGAGAACGGAAAGTCTTTTCTGTTGATTAATACTCCGCTGGAACGGATTGATGCGCACCTGCTTAATGTAGTCTCCATGGAAGGCGTCATGAAGGAGATTTCACATACACGGAATTTAATTATCGGCGTTAACATCGGTTTTATTATATTAGTGACCGTTATTGCTTACGTGCTTAATGCATTTATTCTTAAGAACTTGCGCCGCTTGACCGAAACGATGAAAAAAGTGCGTAGAGGTGAGGCGTACACGGGAATTACGATCCGGGGCGGCGGGGAAGTGGGCGAACTCGCGCATCATTTCTCAAAGCTGATGAATACGATTAATACTTTGGTTGCTCAAGCCGTACAGAAGCAAGCTCTATCCAAGGAGGCAGAGCTTCGTACATTACACAACCAGATCGATGCCCATTTTCTGTATAATACACTCGAAAATATTAAAATGCTGGCTGAAATGGAGAATCAGCGTACGATCTCCGATGCACTGACCTCGCTCGGCGGCATGATGCGTTATAATTTCAAATGGTCTGGCGAGTATGTAAAGCTGCGTGATGAAGTCCGCCATATCGAAAATTACATTGAAGTGATGAATATCCGCTTCGAGTATCCTATTGTTTTGAAGCTTCGCATTGAAGCTCGCTATTTAGAGCTGGAGGTACTGAAGATGTCATTACAGCCTATAGTTGAGAACAGTGTTAAGCATGCCTGGACCGGAGATAAAGAGGAAATGAAGGAGAGAATCATCTGTATTGATATCTCGGAATCCGAAGGCGATATCTTTATAGCTGTCCATGATAATGGGATCGGGCTTACGGCGGAGCGGTTGGCCACTTTGAACGAGAGCGTGTACGCTGTCAAAGAAGAGCAGCCGGCCGCAAGCTTTAGCGGTACGGGAGCTAATAATCCTAGAGCAAGCGGAATCGGGCTAAGGAATGTGCACCAGCGGCTGCAGCTATTTTATGGCGGCGCTTACGGGCTGGAAGTGCAGAGTGAGCCAGGGAAATGGACTACGGTCTTCATGACGCTGCCTAAAGTTCTTTTGACGGGGGATAAACAACCATGA
- a CDS encoding aminoglycoside N(3)-acetyltransferase produces the protein MEEIQGDLITVETLAADLRKLGVTEGMTLLLHSSFKSLGQWVAGGPVAVILALEQVLGEEGTLVMPTHSSDLTDPAGWSNPPVPKEWWQSIREQMPAYDPDMTLLRGMGIIPDCFRKQKGVRRSSHPIHSFAAWGKHRDVIIDSHALDFALGEHSPLARIYDLNGSVLLLGVDHVNNTSLHLAEHRASYAGKQEVTAGAPMLVNGTRQWVEFRDFNWDSDDFAALGEEFGQDTGRITYGMVAASAAQLIPQQEIVDYAVKWLEKKRNL, from the coding sequence GTGGAAGAAATACAAGGGGATTTGATTACGGTTGAGACGCTTGCGGCAGATCTCCGGAAGCTGGGAGTAACCGAAGGTATGACTTTGCTGCTGCATTCGTCCTTTAAATCGCTGGGCCAGTGGGTAGCCGGCGGACCGGTGGCGGTTATTCTCGCCCTGGAGCAGGTGCTGGGAGAGGAAGGGACGCTCGTGATGCCTACCCACTCCTCCGATCTCACCGATCCGGCCGGCTGGAGCAATCCGCCGGTGCCCAAGGAATGGTGGCAGAGTATCCGGGAGCAGATGCCGGCCTATGATCCGGACATGACGCTGCTGAGGGGAATGGGGATCATACCCGACTGCTTCCGCAAGCAGAAGGGGGTTAGGCGCAGCAGCCATCCAATCCATTCCTTCGCCGCATGGGGGAAACACCGGGATGTGATTATTGACAGCCATGCGCTGGATTTTGCCTTGGGGGAGCATTCTCCCCTCGCCCGGATCTATGATCTGAATGGAAGCGTGCTGCTGCTCGGAGTGGATCATGTCAACAATACCTCACTTCATCTGGCCGAGCACCGGGCCAGTTATGCCGGGAAGCAGGAGGTCACCGCCGGAGCGCCAATGCTGGTGAACGGAACCAGACAATGGGTGGAATTCAGAGATTTCAACTGGGATTCGGATGACTTCGCAGCGCTTGGCGAGGAATTTGGCCAAGATACGGGGCGGATTACATATGGTATGGTTGCCGCCTCTGCAGCTCAGCTGATTCCGCAGCAGGAGATTGTTGATTATGCGGTGAAGTGGCTGGAGAAGAAGCGGAATCTTTGA
- a CDS encoding ABC transporter permease, protein MENKRGDGINPAKRPLIPAAIETGFGNKRPFWRRFLAQRHLQTMALLGVVWMIIFNYIPMYSIIIAFKEYNIVKSISEAPWVGLTHFREFLADDNFGNVMKNTLGISLIKLFVGFPLPIIFALFLNEVRSIRYKKTIQTISYLPHFLSWVVLGGILATWLADVGIINHILMGLHLIDQPITFLAEPKYFWTIIITSDIWKELGWSAIIYLAAIAGVSPEMYEAATIDGAGRFQKMWYVTLPSIKSTISILFILAVGGVMNSNFDQILVLRNSLNDSRSNVIDYYVYQTGLLSARFSYSAAIGLFKSVIALILLLIANRVTKKINDTSLF, encoded by the coding sequence ATGGAGAACAAAAGAGGCGACGGAATAAATCCGGCGAAACGGCCGCTGATTCCTGCGGCAATCGAAACCGGTTTTGGTAACAAACGGCCATTCTGGAGGAGATTTCTGGCCCAGCGCCATCTGCAGACAATGGCATTGCTCGGCGTGGTCTGGATGATCATTTTTAACTATATTCCAATGTACAGCATCATCATCGCTTTTAAGGAGTACAACATCGTCAAGTCGATTTCCGAGGCCCCCTGGGTAGGTCTTACCCACTTTAGGGAGTTTCTAGCGGATGATAATTTTGGGAATGTCATGAAAAACACTCTGGGGATCAGTTTAATCAAGTTGTTTGTCGGTTTTCCTTTGCCGATCATATTCGCACTTTTTCTGAATGAAGTCCGTTCGATCCGGTATAAGAAAACCATTCAGACGATTTCCTACCTGCCGCATTTTCTTTCCTGGGTAGTGCTCGGCGGGATTCTCGCCACATGGCTGGCGGATGTCGGGATCATCAACCATATCTTGATGGGGCTTCACTTAATCGACCAGCCCATTACTTTCTTGGCTGAGCCCAAGTATTTCTGGACCATCATCATCACCTCTGATATTTGGAAAGAGCTTGGCTGGTCAGCTATCATCTATCTGGCAGCGATCGCCGGTGTATCTCCCGAGATGTATGAAGCAGCAACGATTGACGGAGCCGGAAGGTTCCAGAAGATGTGGTATGTTACTTTGCCATCGATCAAATCGACGATCAGCATCCTGTTTATTCTTGCGGTCGGCGGTGTGATGAACTCCAACTTTGACCAGATTCTGGTCCTGCGCAATTCGCTTAATGACAGCAGAAGTAATGTAATTGATTATTATGTTTACCAGACCGGCCTACTTTCGGCGCGTTTCTCTTATTCTGCTGCTATCGGGCTGTTCAAATCAGTTATCGCTCTCATTTTGCTGCTGATTGCCAATCGAGTAACCAAAAAAATCAACGACACATCGTTGTTTTAG
- a CDS encoding response regulator has protein sequence MMKLLIVDDEKMIRQGLQAMIEREYPSQYSIALAGNGAEALELFRQEHRDIIITDIRMPVMDGIALLEHLSAEAAPGEDPAVVILSGYDDFEYAKSAIRFRAKDYLLKPIRRDELFSILEQIVQEKKERESGVHRLELETEGFRRELRSARLKGLLMPQKVQPSPEQQEELGRLELPFTVGVLNYYYSDGARMKPEEVQGMAERLVGPLEQKFIEILTDWEGKLVLVGGGREGFLELSRQAGARELKGLLIGIGSRGCSPEEFQTCYKEACRALQYTFLSPQASFMDYTDIQADRLSFPSPDEELRKLLNMLGTDREKEIRNLLGVIFQIEHLPQLDLAYLESVGRSMNERVLDEVFRVHGEASVEVLKLYRTVGDLYNYRHFHDYYRALEHLLISINDYIIGIRTAHSEHADMEEALAYIEEHYSRPLNMAMVSNYVSLSYSYFSEAFKAYTGESFVVYLKKVRIRHAKKLLSENCIKLAEVSEAVGFENSKQFARVFKELEGISPGEFRMKQLERTPSRADNKEFY, from the coding sequence ATGATGAAACTGCTGATTGTAGATGATGAAAAAATGATCCGCCAGGGCCTGCAAGCGATGATCGAAAGGGAATATCCGTCGCAGTATAGTATTGCGCTGGCAGGTAATGGTGCGGAGGCGCTGGAGCTGTTCAGGCAGGAACACAGAGACATTATTATTACGGATATCCGCATGCCGGTCATGGATGGCATTGCACTGCTGGAGCACTTGTCTGCGGAGGCAGCGCCGGGTGAAGACCCGGCTGTTGTCATCCTGAGCGGCTATGATGATTTTGAATATGCCAAAAGTGCCATCCGCTTCCGTGCCAAGGATTACTTGCTAAAGCCTATCCGCCGGGATGAGCTGTTCAGTATTCTGGAGCAAATCGTTCAGGAGAAGAAGGAGCGTGAGTCCGGCGTCCACAGACTGGAGCTAGAAACGGAGGGTTTCCGCAGGGAGCTGCGTTCTGCCCGTTTGAAGGGACTGCTGATGCCGCAGAAGGTGCAGCCATCGCCCGAACAGCAAGAGGAACTGGGCCGGTTGGAGCTGCCTTTTACAGTTGGTGTACTGAATTATTATTATAGTGACGGCGCGCGAATGAAGCCGGAGGAAGTGCAGGGGATGGCCGAACGGCTGGTCGGTCCGCTGGAACAGAAATTTATCGAGATTCTGACGGATTGGGAGGGGAAGCTGGTGCTGGTCGGCGGCGGCAGGGAAGGTTTTCTGGAGCTGTCCCGGCAAGCCGGGGCCAGGGAGCTGAAGGGGCTGCTCATCGGTATAGGCAGCAGAGGCTGCAGTCCGGAGGAATTCCAGACCTGCTACAAAGAAGCCTGCCGTGCGCTGCAATATACCTTCCTGTCTCCGCAGGCAAGCTTTATGGATTATACCGATATCCAGGCCGACCGGCTTAGCTTTCCGTCACCGGACGAAGAACTGCGCAAGCTGCTCAACATGCTGGGCACAGACCGTGAGAAGGAGATCAGGAATCTCCTGGGCGTTATTTTTCAGATCGAGCATTTGCCGCAATTGGATTTGGCTTACCTGGAGAGTGTGGGCCGGAGTATGAATGAACGTGTGCTGGATGAGGTGTTCCGGGTACACGGAGAGGCCTCCGTAGAGGTACTGAAGCTGTATCGTACGGTCGGTGATTTGTACAATTACCGCCATTTCCATGACTATTACCGTGCACTGGAGCATTTGCTCATCAGTATAAACGATTATATTATAGGCATTAGGACTGCTCATAGTGAGCATGCCGATATGGAAGAGGCACTGGCTTACATCGAGGAGCATTATTCCCGCCCGCTGAATATGGCGATGGTCAGCAATTACGTTTCGCTTAGCTACTCCTATTTCAGTGAAGCCTTTAAGGCTTATACTGGCGAGAGCTTTGTCGTATACTTGAAAAAGGTCCGCATCCGCCATGCAAAGAAACTATTGTCCGAAAACTGCATCAAGCTGGCGGAGGTGTCTGAGGCTGTCGGGTTCGAGAACAGCAAGCAGTTTGCCCGCGTATTTAAGGAACTGGAGGGCATCTCCCCGGGGGAATTCCGGATGAAGCAGCTGGAGAGGACGCCTTCCCGCGCGGATAACAAGGAATTCTATTAG
- a CDS encoding glycoside hydrolase family 30 protein: MTKASTVVTAKETGERLSPKEGIQFKARIAGQQADVQLQPEIEFQKMIGFGGAFTEAAAYTLSRMSPGKRAEVIHRYFHPVEGLNYSMGRVHIHSCDFALGNYTYVQDHDTELATFDISHDHKWVLPLIKDAMEVKGGPFTMLASPWSPPAWMKTNGEMNNGGSLKPEYGDAWARYYTKFIEAYRKEGIPVWAVSVQNEPAAVQTWDSCVYSAEEERDFVKNHLGPVMHKAGLADVNIVIWDHNRDIMVERVTPILSDPEAAQYVWGSGLHWYGGEEFDKVAKVHELFPDKHLLFTEGCQEGGVRLGEWFTGERYGRNMIGDLNAWTEGYLDWNLVLDETGGPNHVGNFCDAPIIADTTTDEVHYNSSYYYIGHFSKFIAPGAVRIGLESTAEGVLSTAFRNPDGSIAVVLMNESEEERSLTLGLGAELAECRLAPHSIVTHVLS, from the coding sequence ATGACAAAGGCAAGCACAGTAGTAACTGCCAAAGAAACAGGAGAACGTTTAAGTCCGAAGGAGGGAATCCAGTTTAAAGCCCGGATTGCCGGACAGCAGGCCGATGTGCAGCTGCAGCCCGAGATAGAATTTCAAAAGATGATAGGTTTTGGCGGCGCTTTCACCGAAGCGGCGGCCTATACTTTATCGCGTATGAGTCCGGGCAAACGTGCAGAGGTTATACACCGCTATTTTCACCCTGTTGAGGGATTGAATTACAGTATGGGCCGCGTGCATATTCATAGCTGTGACTTCGCACTCGGCAATTACACCTATGTGCAGGACCATGATACAGAGCTGGCTACCTTTGACATCTCCCATGACCATAAGTGGGTGCTGCCGCTGATCAAGGATGCCATGGAGGTAAAGGGCGGACCTTTCACAATGCTGGCTTCTCCCTGGAGCCCTCCGGCATGGATGAAGACGAACGGGGAGATGAATAACGGCGGTTCGCTGAAACCGGAATACGGGGATGCCTGGGCGCGTTATTATACAAAGTTCATTGAAGCCTACCGCAAAGAGGGCATTCCGGTATGGGCGGTCTCGGTTCAGAATGAGCCGGCAGCTGTTCAGACCTGGGATTCTTGTGTCTACAGCGCGGAAGAGGAACGGGATTTTGTTAAAAATCACCTCGGACCGGTCATGCACAAAGCGGGATTGGCGGATGTGAATATCGTGATTTGGGACCACAACCGCGATATTATGGTCGAACGTGTAACACCTATCTTATCCGATCCCGAAGCGGCGCAATATGTATGGGGCAGCGGTCTTCACTGGTACGGCGGTGAGGAATTCGACAAGGTGGCCAAGGTGCATGAGCTTTTCCCGGATAAGCATCTGCTGTTCACGGAAGGCTGCCAGGAGGGCGGTGTACGGCTTGGAGAGTGGTTCACAGGAGAACGCTACGGGCGGAATATGATCGGTGATCTTAACGCCTGGACCGAAGGGTATTTGGACTGGAATCTGGTGCTGGATGAGACTGGAGGACCAAACCATGTAGGCAATTTCTGCGATGCTCCGATCATTGCCGATACGACGACGGACGAGGTGCACTATAACAGCTCTTATTATTACATCGGGCATTTCAGTAAATTTATCGCTCCGGGTGCTGTGCGGATCGGGCTGGAATCCACTGCAGAAGGTGTGCTTTCCACAGCTTTCCGCAATCCGGACGGCAGCATTGCCGTGGTGCTGATGAATGAGAGCGAGGAAGAACGTTCCCTGACCCTGGGTCTGGGTGCAGAGCTGGCTGAATGCCGCCTGGCGCCGCACTCCATCGTCACGCATGTCCTCTCGTAG